A window of Natrinema versiforme contains these coding sequences:
- a CDS encoding helix-turn-helix domain-containing protein, giving the protein MTSIADIEIPADGTGTGELFEAVPSLACEMERVIASSGHGLWLSGPSQSEIEDALDEAGAIGTYSQISSDEDRWLYDIEFEPDTVDPFEIILEEGGTVLSASASNGTWLLSVRVVDRESVSSLYDRLDNNDVTPTIVRLFDLAEETHSQCGLTTRQYETLVAAIDHGYFEIPREVSMQELSEELGISHQALSERLRRAYRALVTSELNVTEEDTAAPPIPTN; this is encoded by the coding sequence GTCCCCTCTCTGGCGTGTGAAATGGAGCGGGTAATCGCCTCGAGCGGCCACGGACTCTGGCTGTCGGGGCCGTCCCAGTCGGAGATCGAAGACGCGCTCGACGAGGCCGGTGCGATCGGCACGTACTCCCAGATCAGCAGCGACGAGGACCGCTGGCTCTACGACATCGAGTTCGAGCCCGACACCGTCGACCCCTTCGAGATCATCCTCGAGGAAGGCGGCACGGTCCTGAGCGCGTCGGCCTCGAACGGCACGTGGCTGCTCAGCGTCCGCGTGGTCGACCGCGAGAGCGTGAGTTCGCTGTACGACCGCCTCGATAACAACGACGTAACGCCGACCATCGTCCGGCTGTTCGACCTGGCCGAGGAGACCCACTCCCAATGTGGCCTGACGACCCGCCAGTACGAGACGCTGGTCGCGGCGATCGATCACGGCTACTTCGAGATCCCCCGCGAGGTCTCGATGCAGGAGCTCTCCGAGGAGCTCGGCATCTCCCATCAGGCGCTCTCCGAACGCCTGCGCCGGGCCTACCGCGCGCTCGTCACGTCCGAACTCAACGTGACCGAAGAGGACACCGCCGCGCCGCCGATCCCGACGAACTAA
- a CDS encoding enoyl-CoA hydratase/isomerase family protein, translating into MQIDTDDGVLRLRFDRPDARNALTTETAGELAETIEAATPDEYDAIVITGEGTAFSAGGDLESLAETPESSQAAYEEVTETFGRVVEAMLECPVPIVAKVNGDAIGAGLSIVALADLAFADDDATFSCAFVRVGLIPDTGGTVMLPHIVGLRAAKRLAFTGEFFDAERAADLELVNEAVPADELDDRVAETVAGLANGPTATIGMMKQAMHENMSRSWDEALDYENLLQAQARTSEAHEEGVAAFLEDRGPDFE; encoded by the coding sequence ATGCAGATCGACACCGACGACGGCGTGTTGCGGCTGCGGTTCGATCGACCCGACGCGCGCAACGCCCTCACGACCGAGACAGCCGGCGAACTGGCCGAGACGATCGAAGCCGCGACGCCCGACGAGTACGACGCGATCGTCATCACCGGCGAGGGAACGGCGTTCAGCGCCGGCGGTGACCTCGAGTCGCTGGCGGAAACCCCGGAGTCGTCGCAAGCGGCCTACGAGGAGGTCACCGAGACCTTCGGCCGCGTCGTCGAGGCGATGCTCGAGTGTCCGGTGCCGATCGTCGCGAAGGTAAACGGCGACGCCATCGGCGCGGGGCTCTCGATCGTCGCGCTCGCGGACCTCGCGTTCGCCGACGACGACGCGACGTTTTCCTGTGCGTTCGTCAGGGTCGGGCTGATCCCCGACACCGGCGGGACCGTCATGCTGCCCCACATCGTCGGGCTGCGGGCCGCGAAACGGCTCGCCTTTACCGGCGAATTCTTCGACGCCGAGCGCGCGGCCGACCTCGAGTTGGTCAACGAAGCAGTTCCGGCCGACGAACTCGACGATCGGGTCGCCGAAACCGTCGCGGGGCTCGCGAACGGGCCGACGGCCACGATCGGGATGATGAAACAGGCGATGCACGAGAACATGAGCCGCTCGTGGGACGAGGCGCTCGATTACGAGAACCTGCTGCAGGCACAGGCCCGCACGTCCGAGGCCCACGAGGAAGGCGTCGCCGCGTTCCTCGAGGATCGGGGCCCGGACTTCGAGTAG
- the pyrI gene encoding aspartate carbamoyltransferase regulatory subunit → MSDEHDHHDGDADHELRVSKIRDGTVIDHVRGGQALNVLAILGIDGTNGEEVSVGMNVPSDRFARKDIVKVEGRELSQDEVDVLSLIAPDATINIVRDYDVVEKHRVERPDVVEGVLSCPNAGCITTGDEPVTSRFSVLEDGVRCSYCETIVREEIASLIDT, encoded by the coding sequence ATGAGTGACGAACACGACCACCACGACGGCGACGCCGACCACGAACTGCGCGTCAGCAAGATCCGCGACGGCACCGTCATCGATCACGTCCGCGGCGGGCAGGCGCTGAACGTCCTCGCGATTCTGGGTATCGACGGCACCAACGGTGAAGAGGTTTCGGTCGGGATGAACGTCCCCTCCGACCGGTTCGCGCGCAAGGACATCGTCAAGGTCGAGGGCCGCGAGCTGAGTCAGGACGAGGTCGACGTCCTCTCGCTGATCGCGCCGGACGCGACGATCAACATCGTCCGGGACTACGACGTCGTCGAGAAACACCGCGTCGAACGCCCCGACGTCGTCGAGGGCGTGCTCTCCTGTCCCAACGCCGGCTGTATCACGACCGGCGACGAGCCCGTGACCTCGCGGTTTTCGGTGCTCGAGGACGGCGTTCGCTGCTCGTACTGCGAGACGATCGTCCGCGAGGAGATCGCATCGTTGATCGATACCTGA
- the pyrB gene encoding aspartate carbamoyltransferase yields the protein MRHDHLITSKQLSRGNIENILDHAAEIDDDPSTVAGRHAETLLGLLFFEPSTRTKMSFETAMKRLGGDVVDMGPVDSSSVKKGETLADTVRVIEGYADALVVRHPKQGAATMASEFVDVPLLNAGDGAGHHPTQTMLDLYTIRENAGLDDLTIGIMGDLKYGRTVHSLAYALTNFDTRQHFISPESLQLPREVVYDLHQQQDGAGIREHDSLEAILPSLDVLYVTRIQRERFPDENEYQKIAGEYQIDADTLEAASDDLTVMHPLPRVDEIAPEIDETDHAAYFEQAHNGVPVRMALLDLLLSDDKGIWGDSDE from the coding sequence ATGCGCCACGATCACCTCATCACGAGCAAACAACTCTCTCGGGGGAACATCGAGAACATCCTCGACCACGCGGCCGAGATCGACGACGATCCGTCGACCGTCGCCGGCCGGCACGCGGAGACGCTGCTGGGCCTGCTCTTTTTCGAGCCGAGCACGCGGACGAAGATGAGCTTCGAAACCGCCATGAAGCGCCTCGGTGGCGATGTCGTCGACATGGGGCCAGTCGATTCCTCGAGCGTGAAGAAAGGAGAGACGCTCGCCGATACCGTCCGGGTCATCGAGGGCTACGCCGATGCGCTCGTCGTGCGCCATCCCAAGCAGGGCGCGGCGACGATGGCCAGCGAGTTCGTCGACGTGCCGCTGCTGAACGCGGGCGACGGGGCGGGTCACCACCCGACCCAGACGATGCTCGACCTTTACACGATTCGGGAAAACGCCGGACTGGACGATCTGACGATCGGCATCATGGGCGACCTGAAGTACGGCCGGACCGTCCACTCGCTGGCCTACGCGCTGACGAACTTCGACACCCGCCAGCACTTCATCAGTCCGGAGAGCCTGCAGCTGCCACGGGAGGTCGTCTACGACCTCCACCAGCAACAGGACGGCGCGGGGATTCGCGAACACGACTCCCTCGAGGCGATCCTGCCCTCGCTCGACGTGCTCTACGTCACCCGGATCCAGCGCGAGCGGTTCCCCGACGAAAACGAGTACCAGAAGATCGCCGGCGAGTACCAGATCGACGCCGACACGCTCGAGGCCGCGAGCGACGACCTGACGGTGATGCACCCGCTGCCTCGCGTCGACGAGATCGCGCCCGAGATCGACGAGACCGATCACGCGGCCTATTTCGAACAGGCGCACAACGGCGTCCCGGTCCGGATGGCGCTGCTCGACCTCCTGTTGAGCGACGACAAGGGGATCTGGGGTGATAGCGATGAGTGA
- a CDS encoding transcriptional regulator — protein sequence MVGRLETGIDVLDRKLDGGLPPGCIVAYTAEPASQSELLLYELTAARGTLYLSTERSDDAVRHAIETSPSSVGSPTVRHVTSDDPLEEATRLIGALPDGANLIIDTMDVLERADTDEYVTFLNELKTKMLETGSIAVLHCLKADDEPENRSRTYHAADAVFDLRTAIAGTELENHLTIPKFRGGSQPTDAIKLELTEEVAIDTSRDIA from the coding sequence ATGGTCGGTCGGTTAGAGACGGGAATCGACGTGCTCGATCGGAAACTCGACGGCGGACTCCCGCCGGGATGTATCGTCGCGTACACCGCCGAGCCGGCCAGTCAGTCCGAACTCCTCCTGTACGAACTCACGGCCGCACGCGGAACGCTCTACCTCTCGACGGAACGCTCCGACGACGCCGTCCGCCACGCCATCGAGACCTCTCCGTCATCGGTCGGCAGCCCGACGGTCAGACACGTTACCAGCGACGACCCGCTCGAGGAGGCGACCCGGCTCATCGGCGCGCTCCCGGACGGTGCCAACCTCATCATCGACACGATGGACGTCCTCGAGCGGGCCGACACGGACGAGTACGTTACGTTCCTCAACGAACTCAAAACGAAGATGCTCGAGACCGGCAGCATCGCCGTCCTCCACTGTCTGAAAGCCGACGACGAACCCGAAAACCGGTCTCGGACCTACCACGCCGCCGACGCCGTCTTCGATCTTCGGACCGCGATCGCCGGCACCGAACTCGAGAACCACCTGACGATTCCGAAGTTCCGCGGCGGGAGCCAGCCGACCGACGCGATCAAACTCGAGCTCACCGAAGAGGTGGCGATCGACACGAGCCGCGACATCGCGTGA
- a CDS encoding peptidylprolyl isomerase produces MTEEQEAELEEQADDVDEEVSEDAADGAEGLQEGDFVELEYTAYTTEDEQLVDTTDPEVAEEEGVDDQGQEFKPRTIVLGEGHIFEGVEESIIGSEPGDSGTVTIAAEDAFGEYDPDDVQTVSAEKIDEDDRYPGANVTIEGEQGYISTIIGGRARVDFNHPLAGEDVEYEYTVTEEVDDREQQAAGLFEMYLGMEPELWIETDEVEEEVPVEPDEDDEDAEPEFETETVEKETLYLEATPQMTMNQQWMMGKQQIGQDIIEKVGVDRVIVQEVIDGMGGMGMGGMMGGMGGMGGGDIEEALEDADVDADEIVDELEGAEE; encoded by the coding sequence ATGACCGAGGAACAAGAGGCCGAGCTCGAGGAGCAGGCCGATGACGTCGATGAAGAAGTAAGCGAGGACGCAGCCGACGGAGCCGAGGGGCTTCAGGAGGGCGATTTCGTCGAACTCGAATACACGGCGTACACCACCGAAGATGAGCAGCTGGTCGACACGACCGACCCCGAAGTCGCCGAGGAAGAGGGCGTCGACGATCAGGGACAGGAGTTCAAGCCGCGAACGATCGTCCTCGGTGAGGGCCACATCTTCGAGGGCGTCGAGGAGTCCATCATCGGCTCCGAACCCGGCGACTCCGGCACCGTGACGATCGCCGCCGAGGACGCCTTCGGCGAGTACGACCCGGACGACGTCCAGACCGTCAGCGCCGAGAAGATCGACGAGGACGACCGCTACCCCGGCGCGAACGTCACGATCGAGGGCGAGCAGGGCTATATCAGTACGATCATCGGCGGCCGCGCCCGCGTCGACTTCAACCACCCGCTGGCCGGCGAGGACGTCGAGTACGAGTACACCGTCACCGAGGAGGTCGACGACCGCGAACAGCAGGCCGCCGGCCTCTTCGAGATGTACCTCGGGATGGAGCCCGAGCTCTGGATCGAGACGGACGAAGTCGAGGAAGAGGTCCCCGTCGAACCCGACGAAGATGACGAGGACGCTGAGCCCGAGTTCGAGACCGAGACCGTCGAGAAGGAGACGCTCTACCTCGAGGCCACGCCTCAGATGACCATGAACCAGCAGTGGATGATGGGCAAACAGCAGATCGGCCAGGACATCATCGAGAAGGTCGGCGTGGACCGCGTCATCGTCCAGGAAGTCATCGACGGCATGGGTGGCATGGGCATGGGCGGTATGATGGGCGGCATGGGCGGTATGGGCGGCGGCGACATCGAGGAAGCCCTCGAGGACGCCGACGTCGATGCCGACGAGATCGTCGACGAACTCGAAGGCGCAGAGGAGTAA
- the cyaB gene encoding class IV adenylate cyclase, giving the protein MYEVEVKVPADLAVVRDRLAALEATPEGAVVQVDTYYDAPHREFAETDEALRIRSERPEDAAEKTRVTYKGPLVDGESKTREEVETSVADHEKTDAILTNLGFEAAATVRKERERFSIAGYTVTLDSVDDVGKYVEVETEVEDESALEAARDGAYDVLERLELDPDDQLRTSYLGLLLES; this is encoded by the coding sequence ATGTACGAGGTCGAAGTGAAGGTCCCCGCCGATCTCGCGGTCGTCCGGGACCGTCTCGCGGCGCTCGAGGCGACGCCCGAGGGCGCGGTCGTGCAGGTCGACACCTACTACGACGCGCCCCATCGGGAGTTCGCCGAGACCGACGAGGCGCTGCGGATTCGCTCGGAGCGGCCCGAAGACGCCGCCGAGAAAACGCGGGTCACTTACAAGGGGCCGCTCGTTGACGGCGAGTCGAAGACCCGCGAGGAGGTCGAGACGAGCGTCGCGGACCACGAGAAGACCGACGCGATACTGACGAACCTCGGCTTCGAGGCCGCCGCGACGGTCCGAAAAGAGCGCGAACGGTTCTCGATCGCGGGCTACACCGTCACCCTCGATTCGGTCGACGACGTCGGCAAGTACGTCGAGGTCGAGACCGAGGTCGAGGACGAATCAGCTCTCGAGGCGGCTCGAGACGGGGCCTACGATGTCCTCGAGCGACTGGAACTCGATCCGGACGACCAGCTCAGAACCTCGTATCTCGGCTTGCTGCTCGAGTCCTGA
- a CDS encoding methionine adenosyltransferase, giving the protein MSERNIRIESIDRQAVEDQEVEIVERKGIGHPDSICDGIAESVAGALAREYLDRVGEVLHFNTDETQLVAGEAAPAFGGGEVIDPIYLLIVGRATKHYEGQTIPAETIALRAAREYLEENIPQLTVGEDIVVDVKLGEGSGDLQEVFGEDEVSVPMANDTSFGVGHAPLTETEQIVLEAERRLNGEYAEENPELGPDVKLMGKREGDEIDVTVAAAMVDEHVADLDEYIAAVEDVREFVDGVAREHTDRAVDVHVNTADDYDEGSIYLTVTGTSAEQGDDGSVGRGNRANGLITPNRSMSMEATSGKNPVNHIGKIYNLLSTEIAEEVVGEVDGIRDLRMRLLSQIGRPIDQPHVADVQVVTDEGVAVSDVETDVEAIVDRELADVTEITRSVIEGELSTF; this is encoded by the coding sequence ATGAGCGAGCGGAACATCCGAATCGAGTCTATCGATCGGCAAGCGGTCGAGGATCAGGAGGTCGAAATCGTCGAGCGAAAGGGGATCGGACACCCCGACTCTATCTGCGACGGGATCGCCGAGAGCGTCGCGGGAGCGCTCGCACGCGAGTACTTGGACCGCGTCGGCGAAGTGCTGCACTTCAACACCGACGAGACCCAACTCGTCGCGGGCGAGGCCGCGCCCGCCTTCGGCGGCGGCGAGGTCATCGATCCCATCTATCTGCTGATCGTCGGCCGCGCGACCAAACACTACGAGGGCCAGACCATCCCCGCCGAGACCATCGCGCTGCGGGCCGCCCGCGAGTACCTCGAGGAGAACATCCCCCAGCTCACCGTCGGCGAGGACATCGTCGTCGACGTGAAACTCGGCGAGGGCAGCGGCGACCTGCAGGAGGTCTTCGGCGAAGACGAAGTGTCCGTTCCGATGGCCAACGACACCAGTTTCGGCGTCGGCCACGCGCCGCTGACCGAGACCGAACAGATCGTCCTCGAGGCCGAGCGCCGACTGAACGGCGAGTACGCCGAGGAAAACCCGGAACTCGGTCCTGACGTGAAGCTCATGGGCAAGCGCGAGGGCGACGAGATCGATGTCACCGTCGCGGCGGCGATGGTCGACGAGCACGTCGCCGATCTCGACGAGTACATCGCGGCCGTCGAGGATGTCCGCGAGTTCGTCGACGGCGTCGCGCGCGAGCACACCGACCGCGCGGTCGACGTCCACGTCAACACGGCCGACGACTACGACGAGGGCTCGATCTATCTCACGGTCACGGGCACCTCCGCCGAGCAGGGCGACGACGGCTCCGTCGGCCGGGGTAATCGCGCGAACGGACTCATCACGCCTAACCGCTCGATGTCGATGGAAGCGACGAGCGGGAAGAACCCCGTCAACCACATCGGGAAGATCTACAACCTGCTCTCGACGGAAATCGCCGAGGAGGTCGTCGGCGAGGTCGACGGCATCCGCGACCTGCGCATGCGACTCCTCTCCCAGATCGGCCGGCCGATCGATCAGCCCCACGTCGCCGACGTGCAGGTCGTCACCGACGAGGGCGTCGCGGTCTCGGACGTCGAGACCGATGTCGAAGCGATCGTCGACCGCGAACTCGCGGACGTGACCGAGATCACGCGCAGCGTGATCGAGGGCGAACTGTCGACGTTCTGA
- a CDS encoding MFS transporter, producing MADSSSESTARPVVYAVVASTFFVGFGGGVVFPILPNLGEVLGISAFLVGVILSANRWTRLVANGPAGVLVDRIGTRKPFVAGLAIEGLATFGYVIAIESAMPEVWFILARIMWGIGSSLVFATAYTITADVSEATTRGTSMGIVRAGITFGFPAGMVLGGIVSELQGNVTAFVLAASFAALASVIAFFIVPETHVESADSSIKPWDLETTLPALTVGLVNFGLYFAYIGVLFSTLVLYLEVESLTLSLEFAGYGIDYGEQGTSGLLMAVSALSGAVFTVSGGKISDAVGARMPVLLAFLATSCAGFVVLTVAPSFGAVVLACGLIGAGQGGVGGPLTALLADLTPEDRMGRAMGTNNIFGDVGGGLGPLISLPFANTVGFDVLYALSAVVPLVAGVVLVAGIYSYTGRLSPTVEESVV from the coding sequence GTGGCAGACTCGAGTTCCGAATCGACCGCCCGTCCCGTCGTCTACGCCGTCGTCGCGAGTACCTTCTTCGTCGGCTTCGGCGGCGGTGTCGTCTTCCCGATTCTGCCGAACCTCGGCGAAGTGCTGGGGATCTCGGCGTTTCTGGTCGGCGTCATCCTCTCGGCGAACCGCTGGACGCGGCTGGTCGCGAACGGGCCGGCCGGCGTGTTGGTCGACCGAATTGGGACACGAAAACCGTTCGTCGCCGGGTTGGCGATCGAGGGGCTCGCGACCTTCGGCTACGTCATCGCGATCGAGTCCGCAATGCCGGAGGTCTGGTTCATCCTCGCGCGGATCATGTGGGGGATCGGGAGCTCGCTCGTGTTCGCGACGGCGTACACGATCACCGCCGACGTCAGCGAGGCCACCACCCGGGGGACGAGCATGGGCATCGTGCGGGCCGGGATCACCTTCGGCTTCCCCGCGGGCATGGTACTGGGCGGGATCGTCAGCGAACTCCAGGGGAACGTGACCGCGTTCGTGCTCGCGGCCTCCTTCGCCGCCCTCGCGAGCGTCATCGCCTTCTTCATCGTCCCCGAGACCCACGTCGAGTCGGCCGACTCGTCGATCAAACCGTGGGACCTCGAGACCACCCTCCCCGCGCTCACCGTCGGACTGGTCAACTTCGGGCTCTACTTCGCGTACATCGGCGTGCTCTTCTCCACGCTCGTCCTGTATCTCGAGGTCGAGTCGCTGACCCTTTCCCTCGAGTTCGCGGGCTACGGCATCGACTACGGCGAACAGGGGACGTCCGGACTGCTGATGGCAGTGTCGGCCCTCTCCGGCGCGGTCTTTACCGTCTCCGGCGGGAAGATCAGCGACGCCGTCGGCGCGCGCATGCCCGTTCTCCTCGCCTTCCTCGCGACCAGCTGTGCGGGGTTCGTCGTCCTCACGGTCGCACCCTCCTTCGGTGCCGTCGTCCTCGCCTGCGGGCTGATCGGCGCGGGACAGGGCGGCGTCGGCGGCCCGCTGACGGCCCTGCTCGCGGACCTCACACCCGAGGATCGCATGGGCAGGGCGATGGGGACGAACAATATCTTCGGCGACGTGGGCGGCGGTCTCGGACCGCTGATATCCTTGCCGTTCGCTAACACGGTCGGGTTCGACGTGCTGTACGCCCTCAGCGCGGTCGTCCCGCTGGTGGCCGGCGTCGTTCTCGTCGCCGGCATCTACAGCTACACGGGGCGTCTGAGTCCGACGGTCGAGGAGTCCGTCGTCTGA
- a CDS encoding tRNA sulfurtransferase, giving the protein MHPPGADTVLIRHGDLNTKSNTVKRYMEGLLVENLEALLAARSVPGEVERRWNRPLIHTDADAVEAATAAAADTFGVVSASPALTVSTEKARILEVLEETAREHYDGGTFAVDARRSDKSLPYDSEDLAREAGTAIWETVEDEFEPEVDLDDPDLTFGVEVREDIAFVYLEQVEGPGGLPLGSQEPVIALVSGGIDSPVAAYEMMKRGSPVVPAYVDLGDYGGIDHEARAMETVRLLSEYAPNFDMQVYRIPGGETVDLLVREMEQGRMLSLRRFFYRAAESLADRVDANGIVTGEAAGQKSSQTIRNLGVTSRATRLPIHRPLLTRDKQYIVAQAREIGTYTDSTMDAGCNRVTPDQVETNARLKPLLEAEPDDLLERAEAAAKQAELVEP; this is encoded by the coding sequence ATGCACCCGCCGGGAGCCGATACGGTCCTCATCCGTCACGGGGACCTCAACACCAAGAGCAACACCGTCAAGCGGTACATGGAGGGGCTCCTCGTCGAGAACCTCGAGGCCCTCCTCGCGGCGCGGTCGGTTCCCGGCGAGGTCGAGCGCCGGTGGAACCGGCCGCTGATCCACACGGACGCGGATGCCGTCGAGGCCGCGACCGCGGCCGCGGCGGACACCTTCGGCGTCGTCTCCGCCAGCCCCGCCCTGACCGTCAGCACCGAGAAGGCGCGGATCCTCGAGGTACTCGAGGAGACCGCCCGCGAGCACTACGACGGCGGGACGTTCGCGGTCGACGCCCGCCGCTCGGACAAGAGTCTGCCCTACGACAGCGAGGACCTGGCCCGCGAGGCCGGGACCGCGATCTGGGAGACCGTCGAAGACGAGTTCGAGCCCGAAGTCGACCTCGACGATCCCGACCTGACCTTCGGCGTCGAAGTCCGCGAGGACATCGCCTTCGTCTACCTCGAGCAGGTAGAGGGTCCGGGCGGGCTTCCGCTCGGGTCGCAGGAGCCGGTCATCGCGCTGGTCAGCGGCGGCATCGACTCGCCGGTCGCGGCCTACGAGATGATGAAACGCGGCAGCCCGGTCGTGCCGGCCTACGTCGATCTCGGCGACTACGGCGGGATCGACCACGAGGCCCGCGCGATGGAGACGGTTCGACTCCTCTCGGAGTACGCGCCGAACTTCGACATGCAGGTCTACCGGATTCCGGGCGGCGAGACCGTCGACCTCCTCGTCCGGGAGATGGAACAGGGCCGCATGCTCTCGCTGCGGCGCTTTTTCTACCGCGCCGCCGAATCGCTCGCCGACCGCGTCGACGCCAACGGCATCGTCACCGGCGAGGCCGCCGGCCAGAAGTCGAGCCAGACGATCCGGAACCTCGGCGTCACCAGCCGCGCGACCCGGCTCCCGATCCACCGCCCGCTGCTGACTCGAGACAAACAGTATATCGTCGCTCAGGCCCGCGAGATCGGCACCTATACCGACTCGACGATGGACGCCGGCTGTAACCGCGTCACCCCCGATCAGGTCGAAACCAACGCCCGGCTGAAACCGCTGCTCGAGGCCGAGCCGGACGACCTGCTCGAGCGCGCCGAAGCGGCGGCGAAGCAGGCGGAACTCGTCGAACCGTAA
- a CDS encoding DUF5804 family protein, with protein sequence MTRVCLIGEAGTNLQYELLSRETAREALATYDLARPFENSLAVRTVSVGAAVSLLNDLNWYLTRFVDEALVQEPSISDDEWLSRPLAEALRNGDIEPAATAEFCKLYGLERVAPESESADDAGDGTADSSPAADSGPNAVADSESGAASGTTAAGDDSREPDRAGVAEPTYRLVEPLYVRRTDGEVPEYDLRDVEDTLVVRLTEAEYAP encoded by the coding sequence GTGACCCGCGTCTGTCTCATCGGCGAGGCCGGGACCAACCTCCAGTACGAACTGCTCTCCCGCGAGACGGCTCGCGAAGCGCTGGCGACGTACGACTTGGCGCGGCCGTTCGAGAACTCGCTTGCCGTCCGCACGGTCAGCGTCGGGGCTGCCGTCTCGCTGCTGAACGATCTCAACTGGTATCTGACTCGATTCGTCGACGAGGCGCTCGTCCAGGAGCCGAGCATTAGCGACGACGAGTGGCTCTCGCGGCCGCTGGCCGAAGCGCTCCGCAACGGCGACATCGAACCCGCGGCGACGGCCGAATTCTGCAAACTCTACGGCCTCGAGCGAGTCGCGCCGGAATCCGAGTCGGCCGACGACGCCGGGGACGGGACCGCCGACTCGAGTCCGGCTGCTGACTCCGGCCCGAACGCGGTTGCCGACTCCGAGAGCGGGGCAGCTAGTGGGACGACCGCAGCCGGTGACGACTCGAGAGAGCCCGACCGAGCGGGCGTCGCCGAGCCGACGTATCGGCTCGTCGAGCCGCTGTACGTCCGCCGGACCGACGGCGAGGTCCCCGAGTACGACCTCCGGGACGTCGAGGACACGCTCGTCGTCCGGCTGACTGAGGCGGAATACGCGCCGTAA
- a CDS encoding PLP-dependent cysteine synthase family protein: MKGSILDTIGSPLVQVDSPEGATIAAKIESFNPGGSAKDRPAREMVRAAERDGLIEPGDWLVEPTSGNTGIGLALVAAARGYDLTIVMPSDKSKERRQVMAAYGADLELVDGDMEDARARAETLEAEGAIQLGQFENPANPEAHYKTTGPEILEQVDGREIDAFVAGVGTGGTISGIGRRLREEFPEMEIVAVEPARNAVLSTGESGKDEFQGMGPGFVSDNLDLDLIDRVETVKLEDAEAECRRLARDEGILVGQSSGATSLVSQRIAREIAEPDLECPEVPTAFDERTEPASPETDGGRAADDCPLVVTVFWDSGERYLSTGLFD; encoded by the coding sequence ATGAAAGGGAGCATCCTGGACACCATCGGGTCGCCGCTCGTCCAGGTCGACTCGCCGGAGGGTGCAACGATCGCTGCCAAGATCGAATCGTTCAACCCCGGCGGCTCGGCCAAGGACCGGCCGGCCCGCGAGATGGTTCGGGCCGCCGAACGCGACGGGCTGATCGAACCCGGCGACTGGCTCGTCGAACCCACGAGCGGCAACACCGGCATCGGCCTCGCGCTCGTCGCGGCCGCCCGCGGTTACGACCTGACGATCGTCATGCCCTCGGACAAATCGAAGGAGCGTCGGCAGGTCATGGCCGCCTACGGTGCGGACCTCGAGTTAGTCGACGGCGACATGGAAGACGCCCGCGCCCGCGCCGAGACGCTCGAGGCCGAGGGCGCGATCCAACTCGGCCAGTTCGAGAACCCCGCGAACCCCGAAGCCCACTACAAGACGACCGGCCCCGAAATCCTCGAGCAGGTCGACGGCCGCGAGATCGACGCCTTCGTCGCCGGCGTCGGTACTGGCGGCACGATTTCGGGGATCGGTCGGCGGCTCCGCGAGGAGTTCCCCGAAATGGAGATCGTCGCGGTCGAACCGGCCAGAAACGCCGTCCTCTCGACCGGCGAGTCCGGCAAGGACGAGTTCCAGGGGATGGGCCCCGGCTTCGTCAGCGACAACCTCGATCTCGATCTCATCGACCGCGTCGAGACCGTGAAACTCGAGGACGCGGAAGCGGAGTGCCGTCGCCTCGCCCGCGACGAGGGAATCCTCGTGGGCCAGTCGAGCGGCGCGACGAGTCTCGTCTCCCAACGCATCGCCCGGGAGATCGCCGAACCCGACCTCGAGTGTCCGGAGGTCCCGACCGCGTTCGACGAGCGGACGGAGCCGGCCTCTCCCGAAACGGACGGCGGACGAGCGGCCGACGACTGCCCGCTCGTCGTCACCGTCTTCTGGGACAGCGGCGAGCGCTACCTCTCGACCGGCCTTTTCGACTGA